The following coding sequences are from one Mesorhizobium onobrychidis window:
- a CDS encoding 2-dehydro-3-deoxygalactonokinase → MSPGFPSKAPSVAAVDWGTTRLRVWLVDDAGKILAERRGDDGLITAQAAGFSTILEGHLAAMGAPEAMPVIICGMAGSRQGWLEAPYVTVPAPIGAILAGAARIPGQRRDIRIVPGLAQRQADAPDVMRGEETQLAGAGLPAKGRHLVCMPGTHSKWVLVEDGVVAGFGTWPTGELFSVLAAHSILRHSLGEEPKPVAPGNPFFRRWCEQALADGGDVTSKLFSIRAAGLLQDLKPDDAAACLSGLLIGGEIASASRRYRKGTASVVLIASGALGALYTEALGLAGLAVRTVDADEAVRTGLIEAARENGMIAGSGVAA, encoded by the coding sequence GTGAGCCCAGGATTTCCGAGCAAGGCGCCTTCTGTCGCCGCCGTCGACTGGGGCACGACCCGTCTCAGGGTCTGGCTGGTCGATGACGCCGGAAAAATCCTTGCCGAGCGTCGCGGCGATGACGGGCTGATCACCGCGCAAGCCGCCGGCTTTTCGACCATCCTCGAAGGCCATCTGGCGGCGATGGGCGCGCCGGAAGCGATGCCCGTCATCATCTGCGGCATGGCCGGCTCGCGCCAGGGCTGGCTCGAGGCGCCCTATGTCACCGTGCCGGCGCCGATCGGCGCCATCCTTGCCGGTGCTGCGCGCATCCCCGGCCAACGCCGCGACATCCGCATCGTGCCGGGCCTGGCCCAGCGCCAGGCCGACGCGCCTGACGTCATGCGCGGCGAGGAAACGCAGCTTGCCGGCGCTGGCTTGCCGGCAAAAGGCCGTCATCTCGTCTGCATGCCTGGGACCCATTCGAAATGGGTGCTGGTCGAGGACGGCGTTGTTGCCGGTTTCGGCACGTGGCCGACCGGCGAGCTGTTTTCGGTGCTGGCGGCGCATTCGATCCTGCGCCATTCGCTTGGCGAGGAGCCCAAGCCGGTTGCACCAGGCAACCCATTTTTCCGGCGCTGGTGCGAGCAAGCGCTGGCCGACGGCGGCGATGTCACGTCGAAACTGTTCTCGATCCGCGCCGCGGGCCTGCTGCAGGACCTGAAGCCCGACGATGCCGCTGCTTGCCTGTCCGGCCTGCTGATTGGCGGCGAGATCGCCTCGGCCAGCCGCCGTTACCGGAAAGGCACGGCGTCCGTCGTGCTGATTGCCTCCGGCGCGCTCGGCGCGCTCTACACTGAGGCGCTCGGCCTTGCTGGACTTGCGGTTCGGACCGTCGATGCCGACGAGGCGGTGCGTACCGGCCTGATCGAGGCGGCGCGCGAAAATGGCATGATTGCTGGAAGCGGAGTTGCCGCATGA
- a CDS encoding SDR family NAD(P)-dependent oxidoreductase produces the protein MMPSARFGDLEGASVLITGGGSGIGAALTEGFARQGAKVAFIDIADRPSLALADRIEKDLGRRPLYLKTDIRDIEALRASAAKAAEAHGDVTVLVNNAALDDRHAVEDVTVEFWDNNQAVNLRPHFFSAQAVAPGMKRAGGGSIINFTSTSFLINHPDMPAYTAAKAGIVGLTKGLAGKLGADGIRVNAIAPGWVITERQKELWVTEQALAAHIAKQCIKRVMQPEDIVGTVLFLASDASRMLTAQMLIVDGGFL, from the coding sequence ATGATGCCATCGGCGCGCTTTGGCGACCTTGAAGGTGCTTCGGTGCTGATCACCGGCGGCGGTTCCGGCATCGGCGCGGCGCTGACCGAGGGTTTTGCCCGCCAGGGGGCAAAGGTCGCCTTCATCGACATCGCCGACCGCCCGAGTCTGGCGCTGGCCGACCGCATCGAGAAGGATCTCGGCCGGCGGCCCCTCTATCTCAAGACGGACATACGCGACATCGAGGCGCTGCGTGCTTCGGCCGCCAAAGCGGCCGAAGCGCATGGCGACGTCACCGTGCTGGTCAACAATGCAGCACTTGACGATCGCCACGCGGTGGAAGATGTCACCGTGGAGTTCTGGGACAACAACCAGGCGGTCAACCTGCGTCCGCATTTCTTCTCCGCACAGGCGGTAGCGCCAGGCATGAAGCGCGCCGGCGGCGGCTCGATCATCAACTTCACGTCGACGTCGTTTCTGATCAACCACCCCGACATGCCGGCCTATACCGCCGCCAAGGCCGGCATCGTCGGCCTGACCAAGGGGCTTGCCGGCAAGCTCGGCGCCGACGGCATTCGCGTCAATGCGATTGCACCCGGCTGGGTGATTACAGAGCGGCAGAAGGAGCTCTGGGTTACCGAACAGGCACTCGCCGCCCATATTGCCAAGCAATGCATCAAACGGGTGATGCAGCCGGAAGACATTGTCGGGACGGTGCTGTTCCTGGCGTCGGACGCTTCGCGGATGCTGACCGCACAGATGCTGATCGTCGATGGGGGCTTCCTGTGA